One Senegalimassilia faecalis genomic window, CGTCAATAATTAGGTAATTCGCGCAAAAGCGCACGTCAGAGCCTGATAGCAGAAGCCCCCTACGCCGCCTTTTCGCCTGCCAGCTCTTGCAGCACGTCGAGCTCGTCGGCGATGACGTCGGTTTCCATGTGCACGAAGCCGCGCGTCACCTTCGACACGCCGCGATAGAAGCGCGTTTCCGCCACATCGAGCACGGCGTCGCACAGGTCGTCGACCCAGTTCAGCTGGTGCTGCGCATGGAAGTCGGACACCGTTTGCGCCAGGTCGCGCGCGCGGTCGAAATCCGATGCCAGCAGCGCCGCGTTCGTGCGCTCGATAACCGTGGCCAGAAACTCGAACTCGAACGACGCGTGATCTTCCGGCACGTGCAAATCGGCCTGCGGCTGGATGTGCTGCTCGCAGTACATTTTGTACACGCCGTCGCGCGCCTCCTGCATCATGAGCCCGAGTTCGCTGGTGAACACGCTTTCGAACGGCGTGGCAGCGAACGTCTCGTAGTTGCCAGCCGCCAGAAACGTGTGCGCATAATCGCAGGCCAACGCCTGGCGCGTACCAGAATTCGCATGGCGAAGATAGCGGTACATGTCTTCGTAGCCCTCGGCGATAAGCGCGTTGTCGCCCGCCATGCCGGCGAAATCCATGCCCGCCAGATGATCGACCTGCTGCTGCGTCAGCTCGCGGAAGAACAGTTCGGCCAGCATGCGGTAATAGGCCGCTCGGCCCGCATTCACCTCGATGAGCTGGGAAATCAGCTCGTCGCGTTCAGATTGCGCCTTCGTTTGCGACGCCTGCGCCGCTGCTTGGTTTTCGATCATCTTGCTACCTTTCTCGAACAGCGCAGACGTTTACCGCCGCGCCATCGCTTTCTCGCGCCATCGCTACCTCGCGCCGTCGCTTTCTTTTCGCTTAGCCAGCCGAACTGGGTGACGACGCCGGCGACAAGGACACTACCGGTGTCACCAAAATGAGGGAAACGGCTTTTCGCCGCCTTCGCTTTGGCGATCCCAACTTCATTTCCTGTCGCCTTTCGCCAGCCAGCAATCGATGCACTCGCGGTTCGCATTCGCCAACGGGAGGGAGAGGAGGGAGTATGCGAATACGAACCGCGAAAGCGTCGATGGCCGGCAATCGCAGACAACCGCGGGGCAAGTCGAGGCGCAAATGGGCTCCGTGACGCCCTTTCGCACCAACCGGCTTCAAAAATCGCTCATGTATGTGATTTAACAAGCGCAAGGCAGGAATCAAAAATTTGCCGATAACGTTTCCCCAGTTCAGAATCTTGCTGATTTATTGGATACCAGCAACATTGTCAGCAAATCACATACATGAGCGATTTTGCCTACGCTCGACGGTGGTACCAACCAAACCCGACGCCGAGTGTAGCGCCCGCGTGCAAGTGCCAGCGCCGCACCCGCCAGCGGGGCGGGAATGCCCGGGTGGGCATTCCCGCATTCCCGCGCTTGGTTACAGCACGTTCAGGAACAGGTTCGCGATCGGGACCGTGATGAGCCACATGATGCAGCGGTAGCTCACGGCGCCAACGAATGCGCAGGCCACAGAACCGCCCGCCGCAGCCATTAGGCTGCCGGGGTTCTTGCCCGCAAGCGCGCCGCACACGGCCGGCACCACGCCGGCGCCGATGACGGCAACCGCAAGCAGCGCCCACTGCACGCCGTCGGCGGGACCCGCCCACAGCACGTAGGCCGCCGCGCCCACGGCGCCCAGCACGCCACCGATCAGCAGCGCGCGGCCGTACGGCGCCACGTCGGCGTCCTTGGCCTTCGCGGCCACGACCACCAGGTACGCGGCGATGCCCTCGGGCACGGCCGTCAGCAAGTAGCCGAGCGGCAGCAGCTGGCTGCACCAGTTCGGGCGCGCTTCCATCAGGTACGACTCGCCCGCCATGAACGACAGCAGCACGCCGAACACCGCGCCGATGACGGCCACGGCCTTGCGCGCGCCGGCACCGGCCTCGCGCTTGAGCAGCACCAGGTACACCACCACGCACACGCACAGGCAGCCAACCAGCAGCGCCTCGGTGAAGATGCCGCTTGTCGGGTGGCTGAGCGCCCCCATGATGCGGTCGGGGTGCGACAGGTGCGTCACGGACGCCAGGCCGCCCACCACCGCGATGATCAGCGACACCAACGCCGCGGGGAACGCCGCCGCCTTCGCGCGGCCAAGGAACTCATCGGCCGCCACGCAGGCGAACATGCAGCCGCCCATGCCGGTCAGGGCTGTGAACAGGACCAGGGATCATTGGATTTCCATCGTTTAGTCCTCCTTCGCGAACCAGGCCGCGTCTTGCGCGCCGGACGCCGGGGCGATGGCGTCTACGTCATGCCACGTGGCAATCTTCTCGGACAGGATGTAGCGCGTCAGCGGTTTGTTACCCGCGTCGTGCAGCGTGTGCACGCTGGCCGGGTCGGCGGCCGCCACGGCTTTGGCCACGTCGGACGACGCATCGTCCATGTCGCCGTAGAAGCGGGCGTTCGCGCAGCACGCCGCCACGCATGCCGGCTCCTGGCCGGCGCTGGTCAGCTGGCCGCACAGCGTGCACTTCTCGACGGCGCGCTCCTTGGCGTTCCACGAACGCACGCCGTACGGGCAGGCCATCATGCAGTATTTGCAGCCGATGCACTTCTCCTTGTCCACCAGCACCTTGCCGTCGGCGTCGCGGTAGCTCGCGCCGGTCGGGCACACGTGCACGCAGGGCGCGTCCTCGCACTGCTAGCACTGCACGGGCCGCCAATACTGCTCCAGGTCGGGGAAGGCCCCGTGCGGGCCGATCTGCAGCACGCGGTTCCAGTACTCGCCCAAGGCGATGCCGTTCTCGTTCTTGCAGGCCACCTCGCACGCGTGGCAGCCGATGCATTTATCCAGGTCAACAACTAAGCAATTGCGGCTCATTTGGTGTAAAACGCTCCTCCCGTGTTTTCCGTGGGCTCAGGCATCCAGGGTTCGAAGTCGGTCGGCTCGTACCAGATGCCCTCTGGGCGCTGCGCCTTGGCAACTTTGACGTGGATGCCGCGCAGGGTGTAGGTGCCGAACTCAGGGTTGAAGTAGCCCGTGTTCTTCGTCAGCACGTTCATGTTCTCCGTGGTCCAAGACTTGCGGCCATCGGAGCCGTCCTCCAAAAACTCAGGGTTCCAGAAGCGCTCCATGTACACGGTGCCCTCCGCGATGCCCTTCGTCACGCGCGCCACGGCGAAGATGCCGTCCTTGACGACGCTCTGGCCGTTAGCCGTCAGCTCCTCGCCGGGGGCGAACTCGCTCGGGCCGAACTTCGCGTCCTTGCCGCCTGCCATGACCGTATCGGTGGGCAGGCCCGTGGTGATGTCGCGGAACACGTCCTTGCCATCGGTGCGCGGGCTCTTGATGTTCACCCAGTCGCCGTCGACGATGCCGTACTTGCCGGCGTTTTCCGGGCTGATCCACAGCTCGGGCGCCGGGTACAGCTCGCGCAGGTAGGGGTTGTTGCGCAGCGTGCCGTGATGGAAGTACGGGATGCGACCCTCAGTCAGGCGCAGCGGGTATTCGTCGCCGTATTCGGACTGGTCCTCGGGCGTGAAGTAGTACGGCATGGGGTTGTAGTCCACCACCGCGGCGGGCATGTCGAACTTCTCGTTGCCGTGACGGCCCAGGTAGAGCATGGTGTCGGCGTACGGGCCGCACTTCTTCGGGTTGTCCTTGATGTCGCGGGCCGCCGTGGAGAAGCCGGTGTAGGTGTTGCCGGCGTCTGCCGAGCCGCCTTCCATACCCGGGTCAACCTTGCCGGCCACGCCGCCGCTGGCGTTGACCTTGCAGTAGCCGTCGTACTCGGTGCCGCCCCAGTACTCGTCGTCTTCGGCCCACTTCTCGGGGAAGGCGTCCATGGCCTGCTCCATCGTGGTGACCTCCGGGTCGCCGCCCTGCTGAGCCACCCAGTCCCAGTACTCGTTGATGGTCTTCCAGTACGCGGGCACCATGGGGCTGCCGATTTTCTCGCCGTCCATGCAGGCGGCCATGTTCTCGTCGTACAGGTCGCTTGACGGGTCGGACATGGCTTCGGCGATCTTGCCCCACATCATGATTTCGTCGGCGGCCTCGAACAGGTTCGTTACCGGCTTTCGCATGAGGTTCACGTTCAGGCGGTTCTGCACGAAGGCGTTCTCCAGCCACTCGCACACGGGGAACACGATGTCGGCGGCCTCGGTGGTGAAGCTGGTCGGGTACATGTAGCCGTGCACGATGAGGTCGAACTTCGGGAACGCGTCAACCCACGAGCTGGAGTTGCCCAGCGCGGCCATCTTGTTGCCGGAGCGCTCGATCCACACCTTCGGCTGGTACGGCTCGCCGGTGAGCACGGCGGACAGCACCGTGGGGATGTGGCTGTGCATCCAGCCGCCGAGGCCCTTGTGCTCGCAGTAGCCCAGGCGCTCCAGGACGGCGTCGTTCGTTTGGAACTGGTACTTCGTGTCGCCGATGAAGCCCGAGGGGAAGATGGTGGATTCCTTCGACTTCAGGCCCTTCGAGCCAGCGCCGCCCACCTTGTTCGCCGGGCAGCCGGAATGCCACAGGTGCGCCGTCATGCAGTCGAGCGCCGCGGCGCCGATGGCGGCCTGCGCCGAACCCGGGTACATGTCGGTGGCCACGCCCAGCGAGATGCCGCCGTGCGCGCTCGAGCAGTACAGCTCGATGGCCTCGATGATCTTCTCCTTCTTGCAGCCGGTGATCTCGGCCACGGTGTCAAGGTCGAAGTCGGCGCAGCGGTCCTTGTAAGCCTGGAACGCCGTCTTGCACGTGATGATGGAGCCGTCGGCCAGCGTGACGTCCACGGTGCCGAACAGCTGCGGGTGATACGTGCCGTCGTTGTCCGGACCCAGAGCGAAGGCCTTCGCGACCTGGCCTTTTTCTGTGTCGAAGTACACGTAGCCCTCGTTGTCGGCGTTCACGTCGTCAAACACTGCCGACGCGCGCAAAAGCTGACCGTCCTTCGTGATGTTCTCGGCAACCGGCGGAAGGCTGACGTTGTCACGCGGGTCAACCAAGAACGGCAGGTTCGTCCACTGCTCGCAGAACGTCTCGTAGCCGGGGATCTTCTCGTACAGCTTGTTCTCGATGATGTAGTGCATCCAACCGAGCATCATGGGCATGTCGGTGCCGGGCTTGATGGGCAGCCACACGTCGGCCTTCGACGCGTCGGCCGTGAAGCGCGGGTCCACGACGACGGTCTTGCAGCCGTTGTCGCGCAGCTCGGCCACGCAACGGCCGGACGTCGAAGGCGAATGCCACGCCGGACCGGTGCCCCAGATGACATAGACTTCCGTCAGTCCGCCGTACTTGGCCGGCTTGTACAGCTCCGAGCAGCCGGAGTCGGCGATGGACGTGTCGCCGATGCCATTGACCAGCGGCATGGTGAAGTTACGCGGCAGGTAGCACTGCGCGCAACCGGGCTCGAACACGTTGCCCGCGCCCCAGAAGTTGCGGAAGCGCGGCGGGCATAGCGCGGGCAGGAAGACGAAGCGCGAACAGCTCAGTTGGCAAAAACAAAGTGCGCCCTGCCCTTTTCAACTGAACCCATGCTTCGCAAGGCGTCCCGCGCTTCCCAAGCGCTATCGAGCGTTCGCGGTCTGCCGCTTGTGCGCCTCCAGCATCTGCTTGCCTGCGTCGGTTGCAACCCAGGCCCCTCTCCAAACCAACGCCCCGGCCTTGTCGAGCTTGTCGACGAAGAAGTCGGGCGAAAGCTTGTGATGATCTGCCACGATGTCCTGGGAAAGCCCGGGCGTGGCCTTGAAAAACGCTTCGATTTCAGGGAATTTGCGCGGTGTGGAGCAGAAGTCCAGCACGGCGAAGTAGGTGTCGCGGCGGTGCGGGCGCAGGGATAGCTGCGCCTCGATGCGGCGCTCGGGAGCCAGCAGGCGCACGGCCTCGCGGCCCGCGTCGGTGGCTTCGATGCGGTACGTGGCCACCAGGTCGTCGGCCTCGTCGGCGGTAAGGTTCGCCAGCTGCTCGGCCGTGACGGGGTTGCCCGCCTCGTCGAGCGGCGTTTGAGAAAGGCCGCCGGCGTCGGTGGGCATGCCGATCATGGCGAACGGCGTTTGCATGATGTGGCTGTACACGAACTCGTCGGTGGCGGCGATGAAGTCTTCGACTTCGGTGAAATCGCGCGGCTGCTCGCAGAACGCCAGCGTTTTGTACAGCGCCTCGCGCAACGCGTTTTGCGAGCCGATGCACATGACCACGGCGTTCACGCGATCGGTGAACGTGGGCTCGTCGGGGAGTTCGTAGTCGGGGAGTTCGTAGTCGGCGGGTTCGGCGCCTTGCGCGATAGCGGCGGGCGTGAGCTCGGCGGCCGGGTCGAGTTGCGCGCCGGCGGCCGACGAGACGGCGGGCTTGTGCGCAGCGAAGCTGTCGGGCTCGCTTTCGCGCATATCCATAAGGTAGCCGCCTTCGGCATATTTCTCGTAGCTTGCCGGAACTTCGAACTTCGGCAGCGGCTTGTTCTTGATGTTCATGAATGCCCCCTTGCTTGAAGCGGCGCCTTCGCGCGGCGCGCTTGCAAACTGCCGCCCGCAGACCTGCGTCCGCGTGCGCCCTCCTCTATTCCGGTAGCGGGTACAGGCTCGCAGGCCCGTGTGCGCCGCAAAGGTTTTCGCAATCTCAAGCGCTGTCGTTCGCTTTCAATCGCCTCAACATCGGAACGGCATTTACCTTACGAATTTTGCAAAAGCCCTGCATAGAAACTAGTTAACTATGTTGCAGCACTCATATGGTCGCTTGTTAACTAATCGAAAATGGACGTGTCGGTTTAGAATACCGACAGCAAGAAACCCGGCGCAGGGAGAGGCGCCAGGGATATGACAAGGGGACAGGTCGTTTGTCATATGGCAGGTCGAAAACAGCGCTTGGGGCCGAGGAAACAGTTTGCCCCAAGCGGAAGTTCGGCTTTCGGCCACACCGCAGCAAGAAGACGAAACAGGGTTGCTAGCAACAGTCTACTGAAGCGAACAACATGACAAACGACCTGTCCCCTTGTCAGAAACGTTGCCAACACGTAAGGCGCGGGAGCTTCTCCCCGCCTTGTCCGCAAAGAGGGGGAATATGGCACAGCGGGAAAGCGCGGCACAGGAGAGCGTCGGGCGTCAAAACGAGGCGAGCCTGAGTGAGCGATTCTCGAAAGCGCTCGCGTCCATCGATCGGCAGGCGCCGACGCTTACGTATCTGGGCTTGGGGTGCTGGATCGCGTGGAACACCATCGCGTTTTCCGGGTCGTTCTGGCTGCACGAAACCGACAACAGCAGCATCGCGGAGAACCTCATGCTCGTGCACCTGCTGGCCTGCTTCGTCACGCTGGCCGCCGTTGCGCTGTTTTCCGACCGCTGTTCACGCTGGATAGCGAAGAACCGCACCACGCTCATCGGCGGCGTGGTTGCATGCGCAGGTACGCTGCTGCTGTGCAACGCGCGCGCTGAAGTCTTCGGCGAGGCATTCCCCCACGCGGGCCTTACCGTGTTGTTCACCAGCGGCTGCATCCTATCCGGCGCGGGCACCACCATGCTGTTTCTGTGCGCCGCGGCGCTGTTCGGCACGCTTGCGCCGCATCGCGCCCTGTATCGCCTGGCCGAGTGCACGCTATTCTCCATTGCAGTGTACTTCGTGCTGAACGGCTGCCCGCAACCAATTGCTGTGGCGGGATTCGTTGTGCTGCCGTTGCTGGGCGCGGGGCTGTTCTGCATCCGCCAGCGCGACGTGCGCGGCGAAAAGCAGGTGCTTTCCACGCCCGTGAAGCTGACGCGCAAGTTTTGGGTGCTGCTGCTTTCCATCGGGCTGTGCTCAACGGCGCTTGAGCTCATTCGCGCCTACGTGTTGATCAGCGCGCCGCCGTATTTCTCCATCGGCGCGAACGTCACCTCGCAGCTTATCGAGATTCCCCTGATGGCAGGCATCATGGCGGCCATTCTGCTCACGAAGTCGCGCCGCGACGGGTTCGCGAAACTGTATTCGGTTGCCGCATGCGCGCTGACGGTGCTGATCGTATGCATTGCCATGTTCTCGCTGAACACACCCGCCATAGCCGCCGGCGCCTGGGTGGTGTGCACGTGCTACAACATGGTGGTGTGGGCCATGCTGTACTATCTGGTGTACCAGTGGCGCGCCGGGGCGCTGCGCATCATGGCGCTTGGCAATGCCGCGCTGTCCGGCGGCACGCTGGTGGCCAGCCTGTTGGCCATGGCGTATCAGGCGTCGCACATTTCCGACAGCGCCATGCGTATCATCATCGCCGTCATCGGCCTTGCGGTGCTGGTAGACGTGCTGTTCGTATTCTCCGAGAAGCAAATCAACGGCATGCTGCTGCCCGTCGACGAGGGCAGCGAGGACGCAACAGCAGGCGAAGGCGGCGCGCAAGGCGCGGCCAAGCAGCCCGGCAAATGGAAGCTTGCCTGCGAAGAAGTGGCGAAGGGCGCCGGACTTTCCGTCCGCGAAACCGAGGTGTTCCTAAGCCTTGCCCGCGGCCGCACCGCGCAAGAAATCGCTGAGCGCGAGGTGGTGTCAATTTACACCGTACGCGCCCACACGCGCTCGATCTACGCGAAACTAGATGTTCACAGCAAGAAAGAACTCACCGCCCTGGTGCAAAAGCACGTTGACGAGGGGTAGAGCTACGATTTCCATAGGCCATAGCAGCTAAGTATTAGCGACCGCCCTTTGTTGACAAGAAGCTCATGGCCAAAGCCACCATCGCCTCTTTCTCTTTAGGCTGAGATTCAGCAATCATGATAGTCAAGGCAACGAGCGCGCCATCGGAGATGCACTTCGTCCCATTCGCAAATAGGGCGCCATTGACATGAAGGAAATAGAGAAACAAAGCTGCCGCAATACGCTTATTCCCATCATGGAAAGAATGATTTTTCACAATAAAGTATAGAAGGTTTGACGCTTTCTCTTCCAGACTCGGATAGAGCTCTCGACCATCAAAACTTTGGTATATTGCAGCAATACTCGACTTGAACGACTCGTCCTTTTCAGACCCGAATAAATCACTCTCAGCCGAAAACGACATGGAATCAATCAATTTTCGGCATTCTTCATAATTAAGGATATATATCGTTTTCCGGCCCTTTGGCTTAAGAATTCGCTGGTGATCATAGTCATCCAGCAGCGTCAGCGCATTCGTATAGGCTTTAACAACCGCCAAGATATCGGTTGATTCAAGAGACTCAGGGATACGTTCCATCACCTGCACGATTTGACCCAATTGTGCAAGCCGCTTCTTATTCTCTGCATATCCCGTAATGACATACTGCCTCAACACCTCGGTTGCCCATCGACGAAACTCCACGCCGCGCTTTGACTTCACGCGGTAGCCGACGGAAATAGCTACATCGAGGTCGTAAAAAGCCACCGGTTTATCCGATTGTGCAATGTGCAAATAATGCACATTACTTTCCTTATCAAGTTCCCCGTCCTTAAAAATATTGCTGACATGGCGCGATATCACGCTTCGATCTTTTTCGAAAAGCGAAGCCATCTGATGCTGCGTCAGCCAAACAGTATCCCCATCAAACTCAACATCAAGACGGATTTCCTCATCAGCCGACTCAAATACCACGATATCGCCCAGTCTCAATCACTTCTCCTCTCCTTATGAAATATTTGTTCTATTATAATCAGTACATACGTTTGTGTCAACCCATATCAAAATACAGCAGCAAGATTTGCCCAACCACCAGCCAATCTTGTATACCAAGTGAACCCAACGAAAAAGCCCCGCCGAGAGCTCGGCGGGGCTTGAGGAGGGGGTATGGGGTTGGGGGACGGCGATGCCCTTGCTTTCGAATTCGTTCACGCTCGCGTGGCGCGCATCGCCGGCAGGGTTGGTTATTCGCTTACGGCAGCGGGCTCAAGCGCCTCGGCTTCCTTGTAGCTGACCCAGCCATCGGGGATGGTGGCGTCGCTGTGGCACTTGCTGCAGTACACCGTGGATGCGCGGTGCGCCTTGTGGCACTCGTTGCAATCGACCTCGCCGTGCTCCTCGACGTGCGGGTTGCGCTTCATGTAGCTCGTCTTCTCGATCAGGTCGTCGCGCGTCATGGCGGAACCGTCGTCGTTGGCATGGCAACCGGAGTTCAGGCAGAACGCCTCGCTGGCAATGCCGCGAGCCGCCGTCAGATCCGAAAGCGCCTTCTCTTCAGGCACGAAGCGCTCGTCGGTGGTCTGGACGACCTCGTAGCTGCCCGTCAGCCAGCCGATACCCTCGGTGACCTGCTCGGACATCTGCGGCACGTGACACTGCACGCACGTGATGCCTTCCTGGGCGTGCACGGGGGCCAGCATGCTCGATGCATCGGCCACCTCGTTGCCCCACTTGTCCGTGGCCGACTCGCCCGGCGTGGCTTCGTACGTGGTCAGATAGCCGTCCATGGGCGTGTGGCAGATAGCGTTGCAGAAGCTGGGCTGGTCGTGCCATACCATGAAGCCGGCGCCGGCTACAACCACAACGGCCGCAACCACGCCGATGATCACCGGCACCTTGCGGTTTTTGCGCTTGGCCGAAGGGGTGCCTGCGCCAGCGGCTGCAACACCGGCGGCCTGCTGCTCGCCAGCCGTTTCACCTGCGGAAACGTTTTCCTCAATCGTGTTGTTCTCGCTCATGGCAGCTCCTTACTTGCCCGCAGCGGCATTCTCGCCGGCAATCTTACCGAACACCATGCACATGCCGCACGACAGGCCCTTGAGCGAGATGGGGTACTGCACGTTGAAGCGGCCGCCCTGCGGGGCGCCGGCCACGTACAGGCCCGGGATAACCTCACGATCGGTGTTGTACACGTGGCAATCGCTGTCGGACTCAAGGCCGCCCAGGTTCGCCAGCGTCAGGGCAACGCCGCACTCGGCCGCGTAGAACGGGCCGTTTTCCAGGGCGAACAGGCGCTTAGCTGATTTGCCGAAGTCTTCGTCGAAGCCGGCCTTGCACAGCTCGTTGTAGCGCTCGATGGCGGCCTTGGCCTTCGTGGCGTCCATGCCGTCGATCTTCGCCAGCAGCTCATTAATGGTGTCGGCCTTCACGCAGCGACCCTCGGACACGGCGGCCTCGATGTCCTCGGGGCAGCGCACGTTGATCTTCAGGCCGGCCGGCGTCCAGTCGGGCAGCGGCTCGTCGCGGTAGATGCACGCGATGCCATGCGCAGCCGGGAAGTACTTCAGCTGCTCAGGCCACGAAGCGTCGAAGAACTGGTACGCCTTGCGCTGCGGCTGCAGCTCCACCTGGTTTTCCAGCTGCTGACCAGGCACGTCTTCGTTCATGAAGCGCTCGCCGCGCAGGTTCAGCATCAGGAAACCATTGTTGCCGATAACGCCGCGGCCGTCGGAACCGGCGCCGCCGCCCATGTGATGGATCATCGGGGCGTGCCACTGCTCGATTGCGGCACCTGCCCACACGCCCATCTTGTGACCGTCGCCGATGTTGGTGTAGTTGCCCTGCGCGTCCAGGTCAAGCGACAGAATCTGGTTGCCGTTCTCTACGCACGCCGGTGCGAAATACTTCATCATGTCCTCGTTGGCCAGGTAATCGCCCGTGCACAGGATGACGCTTTTCGCGTTGATCTTCAGGTACTTGTTCGCGCTGGTATCCTGCGCGTAAATGCCGGTCACGGAACCGTCGTCGGCCGTGATGAGTTTGACGCCCTTCGTGTTGTAGCGCACTTCGGCGCCCGCGGCCTCGGCCATCTTCAGGTTGTCGGCCATAGCCGTGGCCAGGCTGGCGAAGCCCACCGACGTCGGGTAGCAGGGCATGTCTTCCTGCGTGTAATCGTACTCGTCCAGCATCGGGTAGAAGTACGGGTACAGGTAGTGCGCGCGATTGGCCTCGGGCACTTCCTCGTAAGACTCGGACGCAATGTACATATCCGGGCAACCCTGCACGAACCAGTCAAGCGCCTTGCCCGACTCGTCGCAGTAGCGGCTGATGATGCCGAAGTTCGAGTGGTGGCTGCCTTCCTCCATGTGCATGTTCACCACCATGTGCTTGTCAAGGAAGCCGTCGCCGCGGCCCCACTTCGCCATGGTTTCGCCACCCAGGATGGCCATATCGCTGGCCACGCTGTTGAGCTGGGCAGACGCCTCGATTGCGATAACTTTCGCGCCCGCTTCGGCAGCGGCGCGCGTGGCAGGGACGCCCGCAGCGCCCAGGCCCACAACCACAACGTCGGCCTCAAGCGTTTCGGCAACGTCGCTGTCGGAAATCGAAGGCGCCTCACCCAGCCACGGCATAACGCCCGTGCCGTCGTAGCCGACCGTCTGGCCGTTGGCCGAACCCGTGCCGGAGCCGGCGCCGCCCGCAACGCCGACCACCTTCGGCGCGCAACCCGTCAGGCCTGCGCCCGCAAGAGCGGCGCTGATGGCGGCCGCGCCCGTCAGGAAGCCGCGGCGGCTGATTCCCTTGTTGTCCATGCTGTTCCTCCCGTAAGGTCAAAAGATGCCGGGTTTGACCCTGCCCGGCCTTGCGAGGGAAAGTATAGAAAGCCCGCAAGCGGCGCAAAATTGACGGTGAGCGCTTTTCGTATGGGAAGAAGTTAACTTTTTCATCGAATGGTAAAGCTATTTATGCTTGAAAAAGAATAATACGGACAACTTCTGGCAATTTGCGGAACGGGAGAAGACGAACGCTACTGAAAATACTTCGCAATCCCGGCCGGGATGCACAGCGAAATCAATTCGACCAGCTGCTCGTTAGAGAAGTCCATGCCCTGATCGAACCAATGGCGCGTACAACCGGCGCAACCCTTCGAGAAAAAGTCCAGACAAAAGCCCACGGCGCCTTCATCCGGCGCGCCGCACACGCGCACGCGCTTTCCATAAGCATCGCGCAGCGCGTGGTGCATCACGCGGTACAAGCTGTTCACGTCTTGCGAGGTGAACCCGTTGCGCAAAAACGTTTTGCGCTGGCGGCACCGCGTCAGGAAATCAAGGTAGCATTCGCCAAACGGCGCAAGCGTGGTCATACGGTCGAACTGCTGGGAGAACATGTCGCGGAAGCAATACTCCATCAGGTCATACTTATCAGTGAAGTGATGGTAAAACGTCTGCTTGCTCACGCCTGCCAAGGCAACGATCTCGGAAACGCGCACCTGATCAAGCGGCTTTTGCTCCATAAGCTGCTCAAGCGCGCCGGCAAGCTGCCGCTTCGATTCCGCCATGTTCGCCCCTTTCGTTAGACCGCACTCCAACGCGCATAGCATAGCGCAAACCAGCCAGGTTCAATGTAACGGAAAGATTTCGAAGCGGCTCGCTTTTTCAAGAACAAGAAAAGCCGAAACAAGACAATCCCAGCAGGCCATCGCGCCCCTTTAGTAGCACGCAATGGCGGGTAGGTAGAGGGACCGAGGCGCAAAACGGATTCGCCAAAATAAGAGACGGCGGATACGGAGCGAACCCACCAAACGAAAGGACCCTTATCCCCTACCCCACTTTGGCAACATCAGCCCTACCCAGCGCAGCAGAAAAGCTGCCGCGCCACCATCCAGCAGCGCGGCACTCGATACCGAAGCGTCAGACCTTACGCCATGATCTTGCGGAACAGCTCGACCACCTGGTCGTGATCTGCCTCGCGCGGGTTGCCCGGGAAGCAAGCATCGGCCATGGCGTCGCTTGCCAGCTGATCAAGATCTTCGGCAACCAAACCTGCACACGTATGGGGAATCTCCACGTCGGCAGACAGCTGACGCACTGCCGCAAT contains:
- the rhuM gene encoding virulence protein RhuM/Fic/DOC family protein — translated: MRLGDIVVFESADEEIRLDVEFDGDTVWLTQHQMASLFEKDRSVISRHVSNIFKDGELDKESNVHYLHIAQSDKPVAFYDLDVAISVGYRVKSKRGVEFRRWATEVLRQYVITGYAENKKRLAQLGQIVQVMERIPESLESTDILAVVKAYTNALTLLDDYDHQRILKPKGRKTIYILNYEECRKLIDSMSFSAESDLFGSEKDESFKSSIAAIYQSFDGRELYPSLEEKASNLLYFIVKNHSFHDGNKRIAAALFLYFLHVNGALFANGTKCISDGALVALTIMIAESQPKEKEAMVALAMSFLSTKGGR
- a CDS encoding cytochrome c3 family protein: MSENNTIEENVSAGETAGEQQAAGVAAAGAGTPSAKRKNRKVPVIIGVVAAVVVVAGAGFMVWHDQPSFCNAICHTPMDGYLTTYEATPGESATDKWGNEVADASSMLAPVHAQEGITCVQCHVPQMSEQVTEGIGWLTGSYEVVQTTDERFVPEEKALSDLTAARGIASEAFCLNSGCHANDDGSAMTRDDLIEKTSYMKRNPHVEEHGEVDCNECHKAHRASTVYCSKCHSDATIPDGWVSYKEAEALEPAAVSE
- a CDS encoding FAD-binding protein; the encoded protein is MDNKGISRRGFLTGAAAISAALAGAGLTGCAPKVVGVAGGAGSGTGSANGQTVGYDGTGVMPWLGEAPSISDSDVAETLEADVVVVGLGAAGVPATRAAAEAGAKVIAIEASAQLNSVASDMAILGGETMAKWGRGDGFLDKHMVVNMHMEEGSHHSNFGIISRYCDESGKALDWFVQGCPDMYIASESYEEVPEANRAHYLYPYFYPMLDEYDYTQEDMPCYPTSVGFASLATAMADNLKMAEAAGAEVRYNTKGVKLITADDGSVTGIYAQDTSANKYLKINAKSVILCTGDYLANEDMMKYFAPACVENGNQILSLDLDAQGNYTNIGDGHKMGVWAGAAIEQWHAPMIHHMGGGAGSDGRGVIGNNGFLMLNLRGERFMNEDVPGQQLENQVELQPQRKAYQFFDASWPEQLKYFPAAHGIACIYRDEPLPDWTPAGLKINVRCPEDIEAAVSEGRCVKADTINELLAKIDGMDATKAKAAIERYNELCKAGFDEDFGKSAKRLFALENGPFYAAECGVALTLANLGGLESDSDCHVYNTDREVIPGLYVAGAPQGGRFNVQYPISLKGLSCGMCMVFGKIAGENAAAGK
- a CDS encoding TetR/AcrR family transcriptional regulator encodes the protein MAESKRQLAGALEQLMEQKPLDQVRVSEIVALAGVSKQTFYHHFTDKYDLMEYCFRDMFSQQFDRMTTLAPFGECYLDFLTRCRQRKTFLRNGFTSQDVNSLYRVMHHALRDAYGKRVRVCGAPDEGAVGFCLDFFSKGCAGCTRHWFDQGMDFSNEQLVELISLCIPAGIAKYFQ